Proteins from a genomic interval of Blastocatellia bacterium:
- a CDS encoding integration host factor subunit beta, with protein sequence MARSTTKTTKEATKTTKYKGEATSTTAAKTKAKPAPVPVTKPNTITRLELAQEVAKAVGSMMEITNRDAEAIVAEIIQSMIDTLKEGNEIEIRGFGSFRLRSRRARRGRNPKTGESVDVPAKRVVYFKMGKDLKLFLTQNS encoded by the coding sequence ATGGCACGATCTACTACTAAAACTACTAAAGAAGCCACAAAAACTACTAAATATAAAGGTGAAGCTACATCAACAACCGCAGCTAAAACAAAAGCTAAACCAGCACCAGTTCCAGTTACTAAACCTAATACTATTACTAGGTTAGAACTAGCTCAAGAAGTGGCTAAAGCTGTAGGAAGTATGATGGAGATTACTAATAGAGATGCTGAAGCTATTGTAGCAGAAATAATTCAATCAATGATTGATACATTAAAAGAAGGTAACGAAATAGAAATACGTGGTTTTGGGTCATTTCGCCTACGTAGCCGCCGTGCTAGACGTGGCCGTAATCCCAAAACTGGTGAATCTGTAGATGTACCAGCTAAAAGAGTAGTTTATTTTAAGATGGGAAAAGATTTAAAGTTATTCTTAACTCAAAATTCTTAA
- the dacB gene encoding D-alanyl-D-alanine carboxypeptidase/D-alanyl-D-alanine-endopeptidase, translated as MISLKKIFLVFLVIICIVNTDVFSASIKDKQKPTKQQKVASKQTLPKLKQEITSLLNKPEYTDAGVSVRIITQATGKVVFEKEAEKLLKPASNMKIYTTAVALETLSPNYRIRTSVYSESKPDNDGVIKGNLILYGRGDPTFASSYMDDYQPFDLLVKQLSGAGVKQINGDLIADESYLKGSSLGQGWEWLDLQWHFGAEISALTAYDNKVEVQIKPGAKIGDPCQITVTPDVGYVSIINKMDTIAAKGQREIGLNRGLADNSLLAWGKMPLDDTGFSARLAVYRPAGMFASLFKAALSRSNIKFNGKIIIIDSSLRSPLTPSNTEKLVELAAIDSPPLSEIIRIVNKFSQNLYAELLLRTIGKVKGKVEKDSDEAGLEVIKDFLSQIKVDPTKLLLSDGSGLSRRNLINAFVTTELLKHISRSANFAVFQDSLPLASVDGTLRRRMADSKAAQNVQAKTGTLSNTSSLSGYVKSAGGETFIFSILVDNFTADFRQALALQDKICQYLADFTGKIEAIN; from the coding sequence ATGATTTCACTAAAGAAAATTTTTCTAGTGTTTTTAGTTATTATTTGTATTGTCAATACAGATGTTTTTTCTGCTTCAATTAAGGACAAGCAAAAACCTACTAAGCAGCAAAAAGTTGCTTCAAAACAGACTCTACCAAAGCTTAAACAAGAAATAACAAGTCTTCTAAACAAACCAGAATATACGGATGCTGGAGTATCAGTAAGAATTATTACTCAAGCTACAGGTAAAGTGGTTTTTGAAAAGGAAGCTGAAAAGCTACTTAAACCAGCTTCTAATATGAAAATTTATACTACAGCAGTAGCATTAGAAACACTTTCACCTAATTATCGGATTAGGACATCTGTTTATTCAGAAAGTAAGCCTGATAATGATGGGGTAATTAAAGGGAATTTAATACTTTATGGACGTGGGGATCCAACTTTTGCTAGTAGTTATATGGATGATTACCAGCCTTTTGATTTGCTTGTTAAACAATTAAGTGGAGCAGGAGTTAAGCAAATAAATGGAGATTTAATTGCTGATGAAAGTTATTTAAAGGGTAGTTCTTTAGGTCAAGGCTGGGAATGGTTAGATTTGCAATGGCATTTTGGAGCAGAGATAAGTGCTTTAACTGCTTATGATAACAAAGTAGAAGTGCAAATAAAGCCAGGTGCAAAAATAGGAGATCCTTGCCAAATAACAGTTACTCCTGATGTGGGTTATGTGTCAATTATTAATAAAATGGACACAATTGCAGCTAAAGGACAAAGGGAAATAGGCTTAAATCGTGGACTAGCAGATAATTCACTGTTAGCTTGGGGAAAAATGCCACTAGATGACACAGGGTTTTCGGCTAGGCTAGCAGTTTATCGACCTGCCGGGATGTTTGCTAGTCTTTTTAAGGCTGCTTTAAGTCGTTCTAATATTAAATTTAATGGAAAAATTATTATTATAGATAGTTCTTTACGTTCACCTTTAACACCTAGCAACACAGAAAAATTAGTTGAACTAGCAGCAATTGATTCACCTCCATTAAGTGAAATTATTAGGATAGTAAATAAATTTAGCCAAAATCTTTATGCAGAACTGTTACTGCGCACAATAGGAAAGGTAAAAGGAAAAGTAGAAAAAGATAGTGATGAAGCAGGATTAGAGGTAATTAAGGATTTTTTAAGTCAAATAAAAGTTGATCCAACAAAACTTTTACTTTCTGATGGTAGTGGGTTGTCACGTCGCAATTTAATTAACGCATTTGTTACTACAGAACTACTAAAACATATAAGTCGATCTGCTAATTTTGCAGTTTTTCAAGATTCTTTGCCTTTAGCTAGTGTTGATGGGACATTAAGACGGCGGATGGCTGATAGCAAGGCTGCTCAAAATGTTCAAGCAAAAACGGGAACGCTTAGTAACACTAGTAGTCTATCTGGCTACGTTAAAAGTGCTGGCGGAGAAACCTTTATTTTTAGTATCTTAGTTGATAATTTTACCGCTGATTTTCGTCAGGCTTTAGCTTTACAAGATAAGATTTGCCAATACTTAGCAGATTTTACTGGTAAAATTGAAGCGATAAACTAA
- a CDS encoding HAD family phosphatase, with translation MLKAIIFDFDGVIANSEPAHFVTFQRVLAEEGIKISQADYYQKYLAMDDRGAFTTALTDFGRLSDPVYVSELIFRKSSYFEHYLEKEMDIYPDTLEFIKSVQKRFPLAINSGALGAEIEAVLARINLRTVFSLIISADNIKRCKPDPEGYLKALDGLNNLHPELNAKASECLAIEDSIGGLKSALAAGMKCIAVTNTYPATSLSAANKVVEKLTDLTDQELVKLFA, from the coding sequence ATGTTAAAAGCAATAATTTTTGATTTTGATGGTGTAATAGCCAACAGCGAACCAGCCCATTTTGTTACTTTTCAGCGTGTTTTAGCAGAAGAAGGGATAAAAATTTCTCAAGCTGATTATTACCAAAAGTATTTAGCAATGGATGATAGAGGAGCATTTACTACAGCTTTAACAGATTTTGGACGACTTAGCGACCCAGTTTATGTTTCAGAACTAATTTTTAGAAAATCCTCTTATTTTGAGCATTATTTAGAAAAAGAAATGGATATTTATCCTGATACATTAGAATTTATTAAAAGTGTTCAAAAGCGGTTTCCTTTAGCTATAAACTCTGGAGCTTTAGGAGCAGAAATAGAAGCTGTTTTAGCAAGAATAAATTTACGGACAGTGTTTTCACTAATTATTAGTGCTGATAATATTAAAAGATGTAAGCCAGATCCAGAAGGTTACTTAAAAGCTTTAGATGGATTAAATAATTTACACCCAGAACTTAATGCCAAAGCATCAGAATGTTTAGCAATAGAAGATTCAATTGGAGGGCTTAAATCTGCTTTGGCGGCAGGGATGAAATGTATTGCTGTTACTAATACTTATCCAGCTACTTCGCTTAGTGCAGCAAATAAAGTTGTTGAAAAGCTAACGGATTTAACCGACCAAGAATTAGTAAAATTATTTGCTTAA
- a CDS encoding 2-dehydropantoate 2-reductase: MTLSKIGILGAGSIGCYLGAHFISKSIDTILVGREKIVEQTRNNGLRITDFTGKEIYLLPSQVKCVTEIKALADRDLIIVTLKSAATRETALQLKEFLRDKTIVVSFQNGVQNASLLRQVLTKTEVLAGMVPFNVVWNENAHFHCGTSGALVVEEKNNSQKVVSILNNVGLEAKSSQNLEAILWGKLIFNLNNAINALSGISLKEELSQVGYRKIIAAAMREALFIMKKSGIKPQSSGGLIPSLAPFVLSLPDFLFFRIAAKMIKVDPKARSSMSQDLEQGRKTEIDYINGEIVNLAQKNNLSAPINRAIISLIKEVEQTKQLPKLSATELTKRLAI; this comes from the coding sequence ATGACACTTAGTAAAATTGGTATTTTGGGGGCTGGCAGCATAGGGTGTTATTTGGGGGCGCACTTTATTTCTAAATCAATAGATACAATTCTTGTTGGACGTGAAAAAATTGTTGAGCAAACAAGAAATAATGGGTTAAGAATTACAGATTTTACTGGAAAAGAGATTTATCTTTTACCATCACAAGTTAAATGTGTAACAGAAATAAAGGCTCTTGCTGACAGGGATTTAATAATTGTCACCTTAAAAAGTGCTGCTACTAGAGAAACAGCTTTACAGCTTAAAGAATTTTTAAGGGATAAGACAATTGTAGTAAGTTTTCAAAATGGTGTACAAAATGCAAGTTTGCTACGTCAAGTTTTAACAAAAACAGAAGTATTGGCGGGAATGGTTCCTTTTAATGTTGTTTGGAATGAAAATGCTCACTTTCATTGTGGCACAAGTGGCGCACTTGTGGTTGAAGAAAAAAATAATTCTCAAAAAGTGGTTTCTATTTTGAATAATGTAGGGTTAGAGGCTAAATCTAGTCAAAATTTAGAGGCAATACTTTGGGGAAAGCTAATCTTTAATCTAAATAATGCTATCAATGCTTTGTCAGGTATCTCTTTGAAAGAAGAACTTTCCCAAGTTGGCTACCGCAAAATTATTGCAGCAGCAATGCGAGAAGCTCTTTTTATAATGAAAAAAAGTGGAATCAAGCCTCAAAGTAGTGGTGGGTTAATTCCATCGCTAGCACCTTTTGTATTATCACTTCCAGATTTTTTGTTTTTTAGGATTGCTGCTAAGATGATAAAGGTTGATCCTAAAGCCCGTTCTTCTATGTCACAGGATTTAGAACAAGGACGCAAGACAGAAATAGATTATATTAATGGGGAAATTGTTAATTTAGCTCAAAAAAATAATTTATCTGCTCCAATTAATAGGGCAATTATTAGTTTAATTAAAGAAGTAGAACAGACTAAGCAGTTACCAAAGCTATCGGCTACAGAGCTAACAAAACGTCTTGCTATATAA
- a CDS encoding VOC family protein, which produces MSVKPIPEGFHTLTPHIILKNASEAIEFYKKAFGAEEIFRMPTPDGKIGHAELKIGNSMLMLCDEYPEMGCLSPQTIGNTPVTLSLYVENADDVFNTAIAAGATVKMPLADQFWGDRYGQVADPYGHCWSICTHIKDMTPEEIAKASAEAFSKGDCGQAAQA; this is translated from the coding sequence ATGTCTGTCAAACCCATCCCCGAAGGATTTCATACTTTAACACCACATATCATATTAAAAAATGCTTCTGAAGCAATTGAATTTTATAAAAAAGCTTTTGGTGCAGAAGAAATTTTTCGTATGCCAACACCCGACGGAAAAATAGGACATGCAGAATTAAAAATTGGCAATTCTATGTTAATGCTTTGTGATGAATACCCTGAAATGGGTTGTTTATCACCTCAAACCATCGGTAATACTCCTGTAACTTTATCTTTATATGTTGAAAATGCTGATGATGTCTTTAACACTGCTATTGCCGCTGGAGCAACTGTAAAAATGCCTTTAGCTGATCAATTTTGGGGTGATCGTTATGGTCAAGTTGCTGATCCTTATGGTCATTGCTGGTCAATTTGTACACATATTAAAGATATGACCCCTGAAGAAATTGCTAAAGCTTCTGCTGAAGCCTTTTCTAAAGGTGATTGTGGACAAGCTGCACAAGCTTAA
- a CDS encoding VOC family protein: protein MQLSHITPMLEAKNLAETIEFYTKTLGFTCASVWPEAGEPCWTCLKKDSIEIMFTSKNAHSKLEDTLMTGSLYLYAEAVDKFWEELKDKVTVEYPIENFDYGMREFAIRDCNGYLLQFGQELPH from the coding sequence ATGCAATTAAGTCATATCACTCCTATGCTAGAAGCAAAAAACCTAGCTGAAACAATAGAATTTTATACAAAAACACTAGGGTTTACTTGTGCATCTGTTTGGCCCGAAGCAGGAGAACCTTGCTGGACTTGTCTAAAAAAAGATTCTATTGAAATTATGTTCACTAGCAAAAATGCCCATTCAAAATTAGAAGACACTCTAATGACAGGCTCTTTATATCTCTATGCAGAAGCTGTAGACAAATTTTGGGAAGAACTAAAAGATAAAGTAACTGTTGAATACCCAATAGAAAATTTTGATTATGGAATGAGAGAATTTGCTATTAGGGATTGCAATGGCTATCTACTCCAATTTGGGCAAGAACTTCCACACTAA
- a CDS encoding SUMF1/EgtB/PvdO family nonheme iron enzyme encodes MLREVVSKALQKDPLRRYASAKDMKEQLQTFLLYGTQETLKQNLIDTQDDLPVLSSYLIEDLTVNTMTQVDELNDASSGKPKLFFEFDGLLLEHDAAIRKRYVRQNRYFIEELAENNYLDMVFIPKGIFLMGSPEHEIGRANDEGPLHEVNITAFYLSKTLVTQAQWREVANWPKITRRLNPDPSHFKGDNLPVESVSWEEAQEFCARLSAKTNKNYRLPSEAEWEYAARAGTTTPFSLGDTITTDLVNYNGNNSYSAGPKGVYRRATTPVAHMVIANPLGLFDIHGNVWEWCQDTYHSNYINAPNDGVAWQKDDNSPATEWRVLRGGAWNVGSNACRSAARFKLIPDIKSHSTGFRVAVS; translated from the coding sequence ATGCTAAGGGAAGTTGTTAGTAAAGCTTTACAAAAAGATCCCCTTCGTAGATATGCTAGTGCTAAAGATATGAAAGAGCAATTACAAACCTTTTTGCTTTATGGCACTCAAGAAACTCTAAAACAAAATTTAATAGATACACAGGATGATTTACCTGTGTTAAGTTCTTATTTAATAGAAGATTTGACTGTTAACACAATGACACAAGTTGATGAGTTAAATGATGCTTCTTCTGGTAAACCAAAACTATTTTTTGAATTTGATGGGTTGTTATTAGAACATGATGCAGCTATTAGAAAACGCTATGTTCGGCAAAATCGCTACTTTATTGAAGAATTAGCAGAAAATAATTACTTAGATATGGTTTTTATACCTAAAGGTATATTTTTAATGGGTTCACCAGAGCATGAAATAGGTCGTGCTAATGATGAAGGGCCTTTGCATGAAGTAAATATTACAGCATTTTATCTAAGCAAAACATTGGTTACGCAAGCACAATGGAGAGAAGTTGCTAATTGGCCGAAAATAACACGTCGTCTTAATCCAGATCCTTCACATTTCAAAGGGGATAACTTACCTGTAGAGAGTGTTTCTTGGGAAGAAGCACAAGAATTTTGTGCTAGGCTTTCAGCAAAAACTAATAAAAATTATCGTCTACCTTCAGAAGCAGAATGGGAGTATGCTGCAAGGGCTGGAACGACTACACCTTTTTCTTTAGGTGATACTATCACTACAGATTTAGTTAATTACAATGGAAATAATTCTTATTCAGCCGGGCCAAAAGGCGTTTACCGTCGCGCTACAACACCAGTTGCCCATATGGTGATAGCTAATCCTTTAGGATTATTTGATATTCATGGCAATGTTTGGGAATGGTGTCAAGATACATATCATAGTAATTATATAAATGCTCCCAATGATGGGGTTGCTTGGCAAAAAGATGATAATAGCCCTGCAACAGAATGGCGGGTTTTACGCGGAGGTGCTTGGAATGTAGGTAGTAATGCCTGTCGTTCTGCGGCACGTTTTAAGCTAATACCTGATATTAAATCTCATTCAACAGGTTTTCGGGTGGCGGTTTCTTAA
- a CDS encoding amidinotransferase, whose product MTVITNFEAAKTIDLRKIPDRLEPQSILMCPPTYFEVKDIKNSFMQDNLGKVNIDLARRQWEDLRDTFIKLGKQVFIIDAVPELEDMVFAANQVLPYFSKTPYVLLSHMRHASRKKEVPYYQDWFKKRGYEILELDSSQDLLSEGQGDAIWHPAKQMLWGGYGHRTSLAAYQEIAAKLSVPVIALELHTSDFYHLDTCFCVLDPNTVLIYSEAFTKEGLKLIHHFFPRVMEVPAEDAYKTFACNALSLDYKYVVIQQGAEATNEKLYHAGFEVIEVDTSEFIKSGGSVFCLKMMVY is encoded by the coding sequence ATGACAGTAATTACTAATTTTGAAGCAGCCAAAACAATAGATTTAAGAAAAATTCCTGACCGACTAGAACCACAATCAATATTAATGTGTCCACCTACTTATTTTGAGGTAAAAGATATAAAAAACTCTTTTATGCAAGATAATTTGGGAAAAGTTAATATAGACTTGGCTCGCCGACAATGGGAAGATTTACGAGATACATTTATAAAATTAGGTAAACAAGTTTTTATAATTGATGCTGTACCAGAATTAGAAGATATGGTATTTGCTGCCAATCAAGTTTTACCATACTTTAGTAAAACACCTTATGTTTTACTTTCTCATATGCGTCACGCATCGCGTAAAAAAGAAGTTCCATATTATCAAGACTGGTTTAAGAAACGAGGCTATGAAATTTTAGAGCTAGATAGTAGCCAAGATTTACTTTCTGAAGGACAAGGGGACGCAATTTGGCATCCAGCTAAACAAATGCTTTGGGGAGGTTATGGGCATCGAACAAGTTTAGCCGCCTACCAGGAAATAGCAGCAAAATTGTCTGTTCCTGTAATTGCTTTAGAATTACATACTAGTGATTTTTATCATTTGGATACCTGTTTTTGTGTGCTAGATCCAAACACAGTTTTGATCTATAGTGAGGCTTTTACTAAGGAAGGATTAAAACTTATACATCATTTTTTCCCTAGAGTAATGGAAGTTCCAGCAGAAGACGCTTACAAAACTTTTGCTTGTAATGCTTTATCCTTAGATTATAAGTATGTAGTAATTCAACAGGGAGCAGAAGCAACAAATGAAAAGCTTTATCATGCAGGTTTTGAAGTTATAGAAGTAGACACTAGTGAGTTTATTAAATCTGGGGGAAGCGTTTTTTGCTTAAAAATGATGGTCTATTAA
- the uvrB gene encoding excinuclease ABC subunit UvrB, which translates to MRFELVSDYKPRGDQPAAIKQLVEGLTSGEKYQVLLGITGSGKTYTVASVIEHLQRPVLVMAHNKTLAAQLFQEFKNFFPKNAVEYFVSYYDYYQPEAYVPSTDTYIEKEATINDEIDRLRLSATRSLFERRDCIIVASVSCIYGIGDPQSYFDMLILIEAGQQITRTELLKRLVELQYERNDVAFERGKFRVRGDIVEVYPSYQDQAIRIEFWGDEIDAISIIDPLLGEVLNRHNGRMPIYPRSHFVMPKHIIKRAVTTIKTELEEWEPQLIEQNKLLEAHRLHERTIYDLEMIKELGFCRGIENYSRHLTGRKPGDHPPTLFDYLPSDALIIVDESHQTVPQVRGMYNGDRSRKQTLVDYGFRLPSALDNRPLKFAEWEEIVPQCIFVSATPGNYELTKTEGEIVEQLIRPTGLLDPEVFIRPVKGQIDDLLEEIRICTARNERVLVTTLTKKMSENLCEYYADIGIRVRYLHSEIDTLERIKILRDLRRADFDVLIGINLLREGLDLPEVSLVAILDADKEGFLRSQSSLIQTIGRAARNVNGKAILYADKITDSMRYAIEETARRRSIQEKFNQENGITPQTIVKPIEATLVTAYEADYFKVPLDLGQFEEYTKENLAETIKKIEFEMREAAKKLEFERAAELRDRLKYLRERALQYQ; encoded by the coding sequence ATGCGTTTTGAGCTTGTATCAGACTATAAACCTCGTGGCGACCAACCCGCAGCCATTAAACAATTAGTTGAAGGTCTAACATCAGGAGAAAAATATCAAGTCCTACTTGGTATAACTGGTTCTGGAAAAACTTATACTGTAGCTTCAGTAATCGAACATCTTCAACGCCCTGTTTTAGTGATGGCTCATAATAAAACCCTAGCAGCACAGCTTTTTCAAGAATTTAAGAACTTTTTTCCTAAAAATGCAGTGGAATATTTTGTTAGCTATTATGATTACTACCAACCAGAAGCTTACGTACCTTCAACAGATACTTATATAGAAAAAGAAGCAACTATAAATGATGAAATTGATAGGTTGCGACTTTCCGCTACACGTTCATTATTTGAAAGACGTGATTGTATTATTGTAGCATCTGTTTCCTGTATTTATGGTATTGGCGACCCTCAATCTTATTTTGATATGTTGATATTAATCGAAGCAGGCCAACAAATTACCAGAACAGAATTGCTTAAACGATTAGTAGAACTTCAATATGAACGTAATGATGTTGCTTTTGAAAGAGGTAAATTTAGAGTTCGAGGTGATATTGTAGAGGTTTATCCAAGCTATCAAGATCAGGCTATCAGGATTGAATTTTGGGGAGATGAAATAGATGCTATCTCTATTATTGACCCATTGTTAGGCGAAGTATTAAATAGACATAACGGACGAATGCCAATTTATCCCCGCTCACATTTTGTAATGCCTAAACATATTATTAAAAGAGCCGTCACCACAATTAAAACAGAGCTAGAGGAATGGGAACCACAGCTTATTGAGCAAAATAAACTTTTAGAAGCTCATCGCCTGCATGAACGCACCATTTATGATTTAGAAATGATTAAAGAGCTAGGCTTTTGCCGAGGAATTGAAAATTATTCGCGTCATTTAACAGGCCGTAAACCTGGCGATCATCCACCAACACTTTTTGATTATCTACCTTCTGATGCACTAATTATAGTTGATGAAAGCCATCAAACTGTCCCTCAAGTTCGTGGTATGTATAATGGGGATCGATCCCGCAAACAAACACTTGTTGACTATGGGTTTCGCTTGCCTTCAGCCCTTGATAACCGCCCATTAAAATTTGCTGAATGGGAAGAAATTGTTCCTCAATGTATCTTTGTTTCTGCTACCCCTGGTAATTATGAATTAACTAAAACCGAAGGTGAAATTGTTGAACAACTTATTCGCCCTACTGGACTACTTGACCCTGAAGTTTTTATTCGTCCCGTAAAAGGTCAAATTGACGATTTACTAGAAGAAATCCGCATTTGTACTGCTAGAAATGAACGGGTCTTAGTAACAACTTTAACTAAAAAAATGTCAGAAAATCTTTGCGAATATTATGCAGATATAGGTATTCGTGTCCGCTATCTACACTCAGAAATTGACACATTAGAACGTATCAAAATCTTGCGCGACCTTCGCCGAGCAGACTTTGATGTTCTAATTGGTATAAATCTACTTCGTGAAGGATTAGACTTGCCAGAAGTTTCTCTTGTAGCTATTTTAGATGCTGATAAAGAAGGATTTTTGCGTAGTCAGTCTTCATTAATCCAAACCATAGGGCGAGCAGCTAGAAATGTTAATGGAAAAGCTATACTTTATGCTGATAAAATTACGGATTCAATGCGTTATGCAATAGAAGAAACTGCCCGCCGTCGCTCAATCCAAGAAAAATTTAATCAAGAAAATGGTATTACTCCACAAACAATTGTTAAACCTATTGAAGCTACATTAGTTACAGCCTATGAAGCAGATTACTTTAAGGTGCCTTTGGATTTAGGCCAATTTGAAGAATATACAAAAGAAAACCTAGCTGAAACCATTAAAAAAATAGAATTTGAAATGCGTGAAGCTGCTAAAAAATTAGAATTTGAACGTGCAGCAGAACTTAGAGATCGGCTTAAGTATTTGCGTGAGCGTGCTTTACAATATCAGTAA
- a CDS encoding carbohydrate-binding protein — protein MRKSTIKATHPATILIDEQWLDLEQIAQVEITSEAAEHPIEQALLPNNQLGWYAAQAGEQVIRLIFDQPQHINRIALHFIEIEVERTQEFVLRYSDDKGKTFHEIVRQQWNFNRASTQEIEDYQVKLSNITILELLICPNIKGGEARASLQKLRLA, from the coding sequence ATGCGTAAAAGTACTATCAAGGCTACTCATCCCGCTACTATCTTAATAGATGAACAATGGTTAGATTTAGAACAAATAGCCCAAGTTGAAATCACTTCTGAAGCGGCTGAACACCCAATAGAACAAGCATTATTACCAAATAACCAATTAGGTTGGTATGCAGCACAAGCCGGTGAACAAGTTATTCGGTTGATATTTGACCAACCACAACATATTAACCGTATTGCTTTGCATTTTATCGAAATAGAAGTAGAACGCACACAAGAGTTTGTTTTACGCTACTCTGATGATAAAGGAAAAACTTTTCATGAAATAGTTCGACAACAATGGAATTTTAATCGCGCTTCTACACAAGAGATTGAAGACTATCAAGTCAAGTTAAGCAATATAACAATATTAGAATTACTAATATGCCCAAATATAAAGGGTGGAGAGGCGCGTGCGTCCTTACAAAAATTGCGATTAGCATAA
- a CDS encoding exo-alpha-sialidase produces MKSFKLSRNIILLVLITLLISSISVVADKKVAKTKAEPYQFETKALALNDLGMAISRDPKLALRASGGIYLLSVYTWPITKAEAKAETTTSADAEHHGGSGFAQLGLSVSHDGGDTFSAPVPISEKTAKVSSHGENSPSLAFGATEMYALWEQQAERGTDLMFSRSTNFGRSFDKPIKVTDKSKPSTNAFSFMATAPNNHIYAVWLDGRNPNPEFPGTSSVFLTKSSDRGATFSKNLEVAKNVCPCCRPSIGFGSKGEVFVSWRTATKDNIRDIVVATSTDQGATFSEPVRVAEDNWKIEGCPHSGATMTSKGDRLYIAWYSEGSPRAGIRISWSNDGGKTFADPTIASANVLDANHPAFASSEEGKLMLIFQGRNPQQKDRWGALQPYLVEVTDNKVSKPMAVPGSKKSVFYPAMAVGSLGRVFMAWTEPTEQGTSIMFLRARGKD; encoded by the coding sequence ATGAAGTCATTTAAATTGTCTCGAAACATAATTTTACTTGTCTTAATAACTTTACTAATTAGCTCAATATCTGTTGTAGCAGATAAAAAAGTTGCTAAAACTAAAGCCGAACCCTATCAATTTGAAACCAAAGCCTTAGCCTTAAATGACCTTGGAATGGCTATTTCACGCGATCCTAAACTAGCACTTCGTGCATCAGGTGGAATTTATCTTTTATCTGTTTATACTTGGCCTATAACAAAAGCTGAGGCTAAAGCCGAAACAACAACAAGTGCTGATGCTGAGCATCACGGCGGAAGCGGCTTTGCACAGCTTGGTTTATCGGTTTCTCATGACGGAGGAGACACATTTTCTGCACCTGTACCAATTAGCGAAAAAACAGCTAAAGTCTCTTCACATGGGGAAAATAGTCCCTCGCTTGCTTTTGGTGCTACGGAAATGTATGCCCTTTGGGAACAACAAGCCGAACGAGGCACAGATTTAATGTTTTCCCGTTCAACAAACTTTGGACGTAGCTTTGATAAACCAATCAAAGTAACTGATAAATCTAAGCCATCTACTAACGCATTTTCATTTATGGCAACAGCACCTAATAATCATATTTATGCTGTTTGGTTAGATGGACGAAACCCTAATCCAGAGTTTCCTGGCACATCTTCAGTATTTTTAACTAAATCTAGCGACCGAGGAGCAACTTTTAGCAAAAATTTAGAAGTTGCTAAAAATGTTTGTCCATGTTGTCGTCCTAGCATTGGTTTTGGTAGCAAAGGGGAGGTTTTTGTTTCCTGGCGTACAGCTACTAAAGATAATATCCGGGATATAGTTGTAGCTACTTCAACTGACCAAGGCGCGACTTTTTCCGAGCCTGTTAGAGTAGCTGAAGATAATTGGAAAATAGAAGGTTGTCCGCATTCAGGCGCAACTATGACAAGCAAAGGAGATCGTCTTTATATTGCTTGGTATTCTGAAGGCAGCCCACGTGCAGGGATTCGCATTTCCTGGTCAAATGATGGTGGCAAGACATTTGCAGACCCAACCATTGCATCGGCTAATGTACTAGACGCTAATCATCCTGCTTTTGCTAGCTCAGAGGAAGGAAAACTAATGCTAATTTTCCAAGGCCGTAACCCACAACAAAAAGATCGTTGGGGTGCATTACAGCCTTATCTAGTTGAAGTAACAGACAACAAAGTTTCTAAACCTATGGCAGTACCAGGTAGCAAAAAGTCTGTCTTTTATCCTGCAATGGCTGTAGGCTCATTAGGACGTGTTTTTATGGCTTGGACAGAGCCAACCGAGCAAGGCACTAGCATAATGTTTCTTAGGGCTAGAGGTAAAGATTAA